A section of the Lepidochelys kempii isolate rLepKem1 chromosome 4, rLepKem1.hap2, whole genome shotgun sequence genome encodes:
- the LOC140910960 gene encoding C-X-C motif chemokine 10-like — MKGTWAVVLCSVLLLAAEIQGQLAYGHGRCSCTEKGSDFVQRKALGKIEVIPKSSSCDHVEIIATMKPTGEQRCLNPNSKWVQKMITTLIKKMSSQSTHRERRRAKDHFNRHVRFSDFSASGSLSSEQ; from the exons ATGAAGGGAACCTGGGCTGTTGTCCTTTGTTCAGTGCTCCTGCTCGCGGCTGAAATTCAAG GGCAGCTGGCCTATGGACATGGACGTTGCAGCTGCACAGAGAAAGGTTCTGATTTCGTTCAGCGAAAAGCCTTAGGAAAAATAGAAGTGATTCCCAAGAGCTCTTCCTGTGACCATGTTGAGATCAT TGCTACAATGAAGCCCACTGGAGAGCAAAGATGCTTGAACCCTAATTCCAAATGGGTACAGAAGATGATAACAACCCTCATCAAGAAAAT GTCTTCACAAAGCACTCACCGGGAAAGGAGAAGAGCTAAAGATCACTTCAACAGACACGTGAGATTTTCGGATTTCAGCGCTTCAGGCTCCCTCTCCAGTGAGCAATGA
- the LOC140909931 gene encoding C-X-C motif chemokine 10-like, with protein sequence MKGTWVVVLCSVLLLAAEIQGQLAYGHGRCSCTEKGSDFVQRKALGKIEVIPKSSSCDHIEIIATMKPTGEQRCLNPNSKWVQKMITTLIKKMSSQSTHRERRRAKDHFNRHVRFSDFSASGSLTSEQ encoded by the exons ATGAAGGGAACCTGGGTTGTTGTCCTTTGTTCAGTGCTCCTGCTCGCGGCTGAAATTCAAG GGCAGCTGGCCTATGGACATGGACGTTGCAGCTGCACAGAGAAAGGTTCTGATTTCGTTCAGCGAAAAGCCTTAGGAAAAATAGAAGTGATTCCCAAGAGCTCTTCCTGTGACCATATTGAGATCAT TGCTACAATGAAGCCCACTGGAGAGCAAAGATGCTTGAACCCTAATTCCAAATGGGTACAGAAGATGATAACAACCCTCATCAAGAAAAT GTCTTCACAAAGCACTCACCGGGAAAGGAGAAGAGCTAAAGATCACTTCAACAGACACGTGAGATTTTCGGATTTCAGCGCTTCAGGCTCCCTCACCAGTGAGCAATGA
- the SDAD1 gene encoding protein SDA1 homolog isoform X1: MSGRSNNKLPSNLPQLQNLIKRDPPVYTEEFLQQYRHYQSNVEIFKLQPDKPSKELAELVIFLAQVGHCYPEHLVDFPQQLKELLSYNHTVLDADLRMTFCKALILLRNKNLINPTSLLELFFELLRCHDKLLRKVRCRIRIGFMSLTLYTHIVTDIKNINAKHKNNKVNTALQNFMYTMLRDSNPTAAKISLDVMIELYRRNIWNDAKTVNVITTACFSKVTKILVAGLKFFLGKDEDEKRESDSESEDEGPTARNLMVRYATGKKTTKHKKKMEKAMKVLKKHKKKKKAEVFNFSAIHLIHDPQDFAEKLLKQLETSKERFEVKMMLMDLISRLVGIHELFLFNFYPFVQRFMQPHQREVTKILLFAAQASHQLVPPEIIQSVLMTIANNFVTDKNSGEVMTVGMNAIKEITARCPLAMTEDLLQDLALYKSHKDKNVMMSARTLIHLFRSLNPQMLQKKFRGKPTEASSEARIHEYGELDAKDYIPGAEILEVENKEEEGGKHEEDGWQSASLGEEEDDEDGEWIDVHHSSDEEQQEIGEKIKSMPVEEQKAKAAAVSTSRVLTQEDFQKIHLAQIAKELNSAPGKAAKRKNIAIDSDEESRGELLSLRDIEHLHKKPKSDKETRLATAMAGKTDRKEFVKRKTKMNPFASSTNKEKKKQKNFMMMRYSHNVRTKNKRSFREKQLALRDALLKKRKRLVK; the protein is encoded by the exons ATGTCCGGCCGCAGCAACAACAAGCTGCCCAGTAACCTGCCCCAGCTGCAGAACCTGATCAAGCGGGACCCGCCGGTTTATACCGAGGAG TTTCTCCAGCAGTATCGTCACTACCAGTCCAATGTGGAGATTTTCAAACTCCAGCCTGATAAGCCCAGTAAGGAGCTGGCTGAATTGGTGATCTTCTTAGCACAG gttgGGCATTGCTATCCAGAACATCTTGTTGATTTTCCACAGCAGCTGAAAGAACTGCTTTCTTACAATCACACCGTTTTGGATGCAGATCTTCGAATG ACATTTTGCAAAGCTCTGATCTTATTAAGAAACAAGAATCTAATAAACCCTACAAGTTTGCTGGAACTCTTCTTTGAACTCCTGCGCTGCCATGATAAACTTCTACGGAAAGTAAGATGCAGAATAAGAATTGGTTTTATGTCCTTG ACTTTATATACTCACATTGTGACAGACATCAAGAATATAAATGCTAAACACAAGAACAATAAAGTGAATACA GCACTGCAGAACTTCATGTATACTATGTTAAGAGACAGCAACCCTACTGCAGCCAAGATATCTCTGGATGTGATGATCGAATTATATAGAAGGAATATTTG GAATGATGCCAAAACAGTCAATGTTATCACAACAGCCTGCTTTTCCAAAGTCACAAAG ATACTAGTTGCTGGTTTGAAATTCTTCCTTGGGAAAGATGAAGATGAGAAAAGAGAGAGTGATTCAGAATCTGAG GATGAAGGGCCTACAGCCAGAAACCTCATGGTGAGATATGCAACCGGAAAGAAAACCACCAAACACaagaagaagatggagaaagcCATGAAGGTTCTGAAG AaacataagaagaagaaaaaggcagAGGTGTTTAACTTCTCCGCTATTCATTTGATCCATGATCCCCAAG ATTTTGCAGAGAAACTCCTAAAGCAGCTCGAGACCTCCAAGGAACGATTTGAAGTGAAGATGATGCTCATGGACCTTATCTCTAGACTAGTTGGAATACACGAG CTCTTTCTCTTTAACTTCTATCCCTTTGTGCAGCGGTTCATGCAGCCCCATCAGAGAG AAGTGACCAAGATCCTTCTTTTTGCTGCGCAAGCATCTCATCAGCTGGTGCCGCCAGAG ATCATCCAGTCAGTATTAATGACCATAGCCAACAACTTCGTCACTGACAAGAATTCTGGGGAAGTTATGACTGTAGG AATGAATGCGATAAAAGAGATAACTGCGAGATGTCCTCTGGCTATGACCGAAGACCTGCTCCAAGACCTTGCCCTGTACAAATCTCATAAAGATAAAA ATGTAATGATGTCTGCAAGAACTCTGATACATCTCTTCCGATCACTGAATCCGCAAATGTTACAAAAAAAATTCAGG GGTAAACCTACTGAGGCCTCATCAGAAGCCAGAATCCACGAGTATGGAGAATTAGATGCCAAAGATTATATTCCAGGAGCAGAAATATTAGAGGTTGAGAATAAGGAAGAAGAAGGAGGGAAACACGAGGAAG ATGGATGGCAAAGTGCCAGTCTCGGTGAGGAGGAAGACGATGAAGATGGGGAATGGATAGATGTGCACCATTCCTCAGATGAGGAGCAGCAAGAAATA GGGGAGAAGATCAAAAGCATGCCTGTAGAAGAACAGAAagccaaagcagcagcagttAGCACGAGCCGGGTTTTAACTCAAGAAGACTTCCAGAAAATACACCTGGCCCAGATAGCCAAAGAGCTCAACTCAGCACCTGGCAAAGCTGCAAAGAGGAAGAACATTGCAATAGACAGCGACGAGGAGAGCAG GGGAGAGTTGCTTTCGCTCAGAGATATTGAGCATCTACATAAGAAGCCTAAATCAGACAAGGAAACAAGACTGGCCACAGCCATG GCtggaaagacagacagaaaagaatttgtgaaaagaaaaactaaaatgaATCCGTTCGCTAGCTCCACtaacaaagagaagaaaaagcagaAGAACTTTATGATGATGAGATACAGTCACAATGTCCGAACAAAAAATAAACGTTCCTTCAGGGAAAAACAG
- the SDAD1 gene encoding protein SDA1 homolog isoform X2, whose translation MSGRSNNKLPSNLPQLQNLIKRDPPVYTEEFLQQYRHYQSNVEIFKLQPDKPSKELAELVIFLAQVGHCYPEHLVDFPQQLKELLSYNHTVLDADLRMTFCKALILLRNKNLINPTSLLELFFELLRCHDKLLRKTLYTHIVTDIKNINAKHKNNKVNTALQNFMYTMLRDSNPTAAKISLDVMIELYRRNIWNDAKTVNVITTACFSKVTKILVAGLKFFLGKDEDEKRESDSESEDEGPTARNLMVRYATGKKTTKHKKKMEKAMKVLKKHKKKKKAEVFNFSAIHLIHDPQDFAEKLLKQLETSKERFEVKMMLMDLISRLVGIHELFLFNFYPFVQRFMQPHQREVTKILLFAAQASHQLVPPEIIQSVLMTIANNFVTDKNSGEVMTVGMNAIKEITARCPLAMTEDLLQDLALYKSHKDKNVMMSARTLIHLFRSLNPQMLQKKFRGKPTEASSEARIHEYGELDAKDYIPGAEILEVENKEEEGGKHEEDGWQSASLGEEEDDEDGEWIDVHHSSDEEQQEIGEKIKSMPVEEQKAKAAAVSTSRVLTQEDFQKIHLAQIAKELNSAPGKAAKRKNIAIDSDEESRGELLSLRDIEHLHKKPKSDKETRLATAMAGKTDRKEFVKRKTKMNPFASSTNKEKKKQKNFMMMRYSHNVRTKNKRSFREKQLALRDALLKKRKRLVK comes from the exons ATGTCCGGCCGCAGCAACAACAAGCTGCCCAGTAACCTGCCCCAGCTGCAGAACCTGATCAAGCGGGACCCGCCGGTTTATACCGAGGAG TTTCTCCAGCAGTATCGTCACTACCAGTCCAATGTGGAGATTTTCAAACTCCAGCCTGATAAGCCCAGTAAGGAGCTGGCTGAATTGGTGATCTTCTTAGCACAG gttgGGCATTGCTATCCAGAACATCTTGTTGATTTTCCACAGCAGCTGAAAGAACTGCTTTCTTACAATCACACCGTTTTGGATGCAGATCTTCGAATG ACATTTTGCAAAGCTCTGATCTTATTAAGAAACAAGAATCTAATAAACCCTACAAGTTTGCTGGAACTCTTCTTTGAACTCCTGCGCTGCCATGATAAACTTCTACGGAAA ACTTTATATACTCACATTGTGACAGACATCAAGAATATAAATGCTAAACACAAGAACAATAAAGTGAATACA GCACTGCAGAACTTCATGTATACTATGTTAAGAGACAGCAACCCTACTGCAGCCAAGATATCTCTGGATGTGATGATCGAATTATATAGAAGGAATATTTG GAATGATGCCAAAACAGTCAATGTTATCACAACAGCCTGCTTTTCCAAAGTCACAAAG ATACTAGTTGCTGGTTTGAAATTCTTCCTTGGGAAAGATGAAGATGAGAAAAGAGAGAGTGATTCAGAATCTGAG GATGAAGGGCCTACAGCCAGAAACCTCATGGTGAGATATGCAACCGGAAAGAAAACCACCAAACACaagaagaagatggagaaagcCATGAAGGTTCTGAAG AaacataagaagaagaaaaaggcagAGGTGTTTAACTTCTCCGCTATTCATTTGATCCATGATCCCCAAG ATTTTGCAGAGAAACTCCTAAAGCAGCTCGAGACCTCCAAGGAACGATTTGAAGTGAAGATGATGCTCATGGACCTTATCTCTAGACTAGTTGGAATACACGAG CTCTTTCTCTTTAACTTCTATCCCTTTGTGCAGCGGTTCATGCAGCCCCATCAGAGAG AAGTGACCAAGATCCTTCTTTTTGCTGCGCAAGCATCTCATCAGCTGGTGCCGCCAGAG ATCATCCAGTCAGTATTAATGACCATAGCCAACAACTTCGTCACTGACAAGAATTCTGGGGAAGTTATGACTGTAGG AATGAATGCGATAAAAGAGATAACTGCGAGATGTCCTCTGGCTATGACCGAAGACCTGCTCCAAGACCTTGCCCTGTACAAATCTCATAAAGATAAAA ATGTAATGATGTCTGCAAGAACTCTGATACATCTCTTCCGATCACTGAATCCGCAAATGTTACAAAAAAAATTCAGG GGTAAACCTACTGAGGCCTCATCAGAAGCCAGAATCCACGAGTATGGAGAATTAGATGCCAAAGATTATATTCCAGGAGCAGAAATATTAGAGGTTGAGAATAAGGAAGAAGAAGGAGGGAAACACGAGGAAG ATGGATGGCAAAGTGCCAGTCTCGGTGAGGAGGAAGACGATGAAGATGGGGAATGGATAGATGTGCACCATTCCTCAGATGAGGAGCAGCAAGAAATA GGGGAGAAGATCAAAAGCATGCCTGTAGAAGAACAGAAagccaaagcagcagcagttAGCACGAGCCGGGTTTTAACTCAAGAAGACTTCCAGAAAATACACCTGGCCCAGATAGCCAAAGAGCTCAACTCAGCACCTGGCAAAGCTGCAAAGAGGAAGAACATTGCAATAGACAGCGACGAGGAGAGCAG GGGAGAGTTGCTTTCGCTCAGAGATATTGAGCATCTACATAAGAAGCCTAAATCAGACAAGGAAACAAGACTGGCCACAGCCATG GCtggaaagacagacagaaaagaatttgtgaaaagaaaaactaaaatgaATCCGTTCGCTAGCTCCACtaacaaagagaagaaaaagcagaAGAACTTTATGATGATGAGATACAGTCACAATGTCCGAACAAAAAATAAACGTTCCTTCAGGGAAAAACAG